GGCGACTACATTGCCGCCTACGATGCCGCAAACCCGGATGCTCCCATGGTGTACGATTATACCCCTGTCAAGGAAAACATCCCATGGATGGAGATCCTGTTCTATCTGGCAATGCTGGGCTGCACCGGCTTCCTGCTGTTCTCCATGATGCGCGGCGGTGCTGGCGGCGGCGGAATCATGAACGTTGGCAAAGCCAAGGTGAAGGACGAGCACGAGAACCAAAAGACAGCCACCTTTGCCGATGTTGCCGGTGAGGACGAGGAAAAGGAAGAGCTGAAAGAGGTCGTGGAGTTCCTGAAAAGCCCGGAAAAGTTCAACACTCTGGGCGCACGCATTCCCCACGGCGTGCTGCTGGTAGGCCCTCCGGGCACCGGCAAGACCCTGCTGGCCCGCGCCTGCGCAGGAGAGGCCGGTGTGCCCTTCTATTCCATTTCCGGCTCTGACTTTGTGGAAATGTACGTCGGCGTGGGTGCATCCCGCGTGCGTGACCTGTTCGATAAGGCAAAGAAGTCCATGCCCTGCATCATCTTCATTGATGAGATCGATGCTGTGGGCCGTCAGCGCGGTGCCGGTCTGGGCGGCGGCCACGATGAACGCGAGCAGACCCTGAACCAGCTGCTGGTGGAAATGGACGGCTTTGAGGCCAACGACGGCATCATCGTCATGGCGGCCACCAACCGTGCCGACATTCTGGATAAGGCCCTGCTGCGGCCGGGCCGCTTTGACCGTCAGGTCTATGTGGGCCTTCCGGATGTCAAGGGCCGTGAGGAGATCCTCAAGGTCCACACCAAAAAGAAGCCGCTGGCCCCGGATGTCTCTCTCAGGGTCATTGCACAGCGCACCGCAGGCTTTGCAGGCGCAGACCTTGAGAACCTTGTCAACGAAGCGGCTCTGCTGGCTGCACGCCGCAACCGCAAGGCCATTACCATGGAGGATATCGAGGAAGCTTCCATGAAGGTGATGGCTGGCCCGGAGAAGAAGAGCCGCGTTGTGACCCCGGAGGAAAAGAAGCTGACTGCTTACCACGAGGCAGGCCACGCTGTGGCGGGCTTCTACTGCAAGCATCACCCCCGTGTGCACGAGATCACCATTATCCCGCGTGGTCAGGCTGGCGGCTACACCATGTATCTGCCTGAGAAAGACCGCAGCTACGTGACAAAGGGCGAAATGTTCGAGGATATTGTTTCCAGTCTGGGCGGCCGCGTGGCCGAACAGCTGATCCTGGAGGATATCTCCACCGGTGCTTCCAATGATCTGCAGCAGGCCACCAACATTGCCCGCCAGATGATCACCAAGTACGGCTTCTCGGAGCGGCTTGGCCCTGTGGTGTACGGTACCTCGCAGGAGGAAACCTTCCTGGGCCGCGATCTGGGTCAGGGCAAGGGCTACAGCGAGACCACCGCTGCCGAGATCGACGGCGAGATGCGGGATATCATCGATGAAGCCTACGAGACCTGCCGCCGCACCCTGACCGAGCACATCGATCAGCTGCACGCGCTGGCACAGGCCCTGATGGAACGCGAGAAGCTCAACGAGCAGGAGTTCAACATCATTATGGCGGGCGGTACACTGCCCCCGCGTGAAGGCGATGAGCCGAAGCCGGAACAGCCTGCTCAGACCGTGCAGGCTGCCCCTGCAGAGACTGCTCAGCAGGCCGAAACTGCTGAATCTGCAGAGACCGCTGAGCCTGCCGAACAGGCCGAAACGGCCCAGCCGCTGCCGGAGACCGCTGCACCGGAAACGCCGGATGCACAGGATCCGCAGAACTGATTTGATCCAAACGGAAAGGAGCGAGTGTCGTGGAGGAAAATTTTAACCCGGTCGCACGGACCCGCGCAAACTATTACACCCCCGGCAGCCCGGTGCAGTTCGTCTGCGTGGAGCTGCTCAAGGGTGATGTCAGCGGGGAGCACGCGGTCTGCCTGACCTTCAAGAATATTTCCAAGGTGACCCTGACCGCGCTGGAGATCCACTTCAAGTGCAAGGGCGTGGACGGCGTGATTCTGTGCGAGGACCGGTTCGAGTACCGTGACTTGGAAGTAAAGCCTGGCGAACTGTTTGGCATGGACGATGCGGTGTTCGTTACCGCAAAGGCCATCACCAGCGTGGATGTTTCGCTGTGCAACGTGTACAACGGCAAGCGGGTGGTGCATCTGGACGGCATCAAGCGCGTGCGCCTGCCTGCCCCCAAGCGCCTGTCTGCTGAGCTGGAAAAGGCGCTGGAGACCCGCATGAACCGCCCGGAGCTGAAGTATCAGCCGCAGGTGTTTGAAAATGGCTGGTACTGCGCCTGCGGTGCCTTCCACCCGAAGGAGGAGGATACCGTGTACTGCTCGGAGTGCGGCTGCGACCGCATCCTGCTGCAGAACGCGCTGAACACCCTGCTGCAGCCGGAACAGCCTGCCCAGACCGAGCCGGAACTGGAAACGCCTCTTGCCCCGCAGGCCGAAGAGCCTACCCGCATTATGGGCGCAGCGCCCGTGCAGGAGGAGCCGACCCGGATCATGGGTGCACCGTGCCGTGAAGCAGAACCACAGCCGGAAGAACCTGCTGCAGAGCAGACCCGTGTGATGGATGCCGGAATGCGGGCACAGTTCCCGGGCAGGGCATCCCATGCAGCTGCGGACGAAGGCACCCGTGTGATGCCTGCTGCAGCCCGCCGTGCACAGCCGATATCTCAGCAGCCGGAGCCTGCCTATGACGACGAGGAAGAATACGAGGACGAGCGCGACAGCGTGGCCGAAGCGCTGATCCGCTGGGTGCCGCCCATCACTGCCATTGTCTGTGCAGCAGTGGCACTGTGCGGCTTCGTGTATTACCAGTTCGTGCTGTAACACAAACAGCAGCGGAGAGGGCGGTATGCCTTCTCCGCTTTTTTGTATGCCAGAAGAAGGGAGAACCATTATGCCGGAAGAAGCCTTACAGGCTGCCTTTGAGATCAAGACTGCCTGCGATGAGATCAGCCGCCGCCTGCTGCGCTGGCACTGGGAGCACAAACCCGGTGCGCACAGCTTGGGTGCATTGCTGGATCACGTTGCACAGCGCCAGCAGGAAAGCCCGGACTACTACGACCGTATGCCGGATCTTTCCGGCAAAAACAGCTGGCAGCAGCTGGATACCACCATTTGTATGCGGGTTCTGCTGGACCCGGAAAAGGATGCCGCCAAACCGCTGGACCTGCTGGGCAATACCAGCAATCCGGGTGCGGCCCGCCGCGCCTGCAATGCTGTGCGCACCGCTCGCAACGAAGCCGCCCACGCCACCGATCACACCGATGCCGCTCAGGCGGCGATCCTGTTCAACGAGGCGGTGGAGAGCTTGGAAGACGGCTATGTGGGCACGGCTTTCCGCGAGAATGAACTTGCCCGCTATTACCGCGATGCAGAAAATTATCTGGCGCGCTGCGGCGCAAAGGAGCCGATCGTATCCAGCCGTGCGCCGGAAGAAAAAACGGCTGCGCACGAGCCAGCCCGCCAGAGCACAAAGCAGGGCCAGAACCGCAGCACCCAGAGCCGCAAAACGGCCGGCAGCCGTTCCTCCGGCAGCAGAAGCACCACAGCGCGCAGCAGCTCGGCCAAAAGCCGCAGCACGGCAGGCCGCAAAAAGAAACAGAGAAGAACTGGCAATAAAACCGTGTTCATCGTTCTGCTGGTGGTCCTGCTGCTGGGGCTTGCCGTGCGTGCATGGAGCATGGGCGCAGCCTGACCGCCTGTAATGCCCTGCTTCTCAGAAAAAAGCCGTCTTTTGTACACAGTTGCCAGAAAAACAAAAATGCGTTCGGAATAAACCGGGAAAAGCGCATCTTGCGGGATGGGTGAAAGCGGTTTATAATAAGCATGAAAACGTTTACACATAACAATGCATCCCAAAAGAGAGAAGTACTGCAAATGACCATCAGTGATATTGCAAAAATGGCGGGTGTATCCAGTGCGGCGGTCAGCCGCTACCTGAACGGAGGCCCCCTGAGCGAACAGAAGAGGGCTGTCATCCACGAGGTAGTGGAAAAGACCGGCTACCGCCCGGATACCGCCGCCCAGACTCTGCGCACCGGAAAAGTGAATCAGGTGGGGGTGATCGCTCCCAGCATCGGTTCCCAGTCGGTGGGGCAGATCACGGCAGGCATTGCCAGTGAGCTGGATGCAAAGAGCTATCTGATGCTGCTGGGAAACACCGAGCTGGACGCCCAGCGGGAATTGGGCTATCTGACTGCCATGCAGCGCAACCACGTGGCGGGCATCATCCTGCTGGGCAGCTATTATACCCCTCAGCTGGCGCAGGCGCTGAAAAACTGCCGTGTGCCGGTGGTGGTAACAGGCCAGCGTTTTCAGGATGTGGCCTGCGTGTACAACGACGACCGCACTGCAGCCCGGGAACTTGCCCAGCGGATGCTGGACCATGGCCGCAGAAGGATCGTTTATATTGGCGGTACAGAGAGGGACGATGCCACCGGCGTGCAGCGCCGTGAGGGCGTGCAGGATGCGCTGAACGCTGCCGGACTGAACGGCGAACAGATGCCCCGCATCTGCTGCAACGCCTTTACCATGGAGGAGGGCCAGCGCTGTATGCAGGAACTGCTGGTGCGCTGCCCGGATCTGGACGGTGTGGTCTGCGTGACCGACACGGTGGCCTTTGGTGCCATGCGTGCCCTGCGGGAAGCAGGACGGCATGTGGGGCAGGATGTGGGTCTTGCAGGCGTTGGCGACAGCTGGGCTGGCAGCATGATGGAACCGGGGCTGGCAACGGTGCGCTTTTACCAGAAGCAGGTGGGGCAGGAGGCTGCCCGGATCCTGCTGCAGATGCTGGAAGAAAATGGGAGCAGCGGGCCTGTGCGTCAGGTGACGCTGGACTATCAGATCGTGGAGCGAGGCTCCCTTTGATGATAAAGGATAAAAGTATGGGTCGTAAGCTGATTTTTCTGGATATTGACGGCACGCTGCTGCCGCCGGGTGATATGCTCATCCCGGAAAGCACTCTGGCTGCACTGGATCGCGCCAGAGCAAACGGACACAAGCTGTTTTTGTGCACCGGCCGCAACCACCGCATGACCGAACCGCTGCTGCGGCACGACTGCTTTGCGGGCGCAGTGTGCAGCGCCGGCGGCTATGTGCTGTGCGATGGCAAGACTCTGGTGGATATCCCCATGGAGCCGCAGCAGGCTGAAGGCGTGCGCGCGGCGCTGGAACGCAATGGCGTGGAGTGCACGCTGGAAGCCCGGGATGCCACCTTTGGCGGAAGCAAGATGGCTGAGAGGTGGAACTTTATCCACAAAAAGAACGATGCACCGCTGAACAGCGAAGCAGAACGCTGGCGCAAAGCCATGGAAGAGGGCATGTCCATCCTGCCGCTTTCCGATTACAAAGGGGAACCGCTGTATAAGATCGTGTTCATTGCCGACCACGAGAGCGACCTTGCCGAGGCAAAGCAGCTCTATGCCGACCAGTTCGTGTTCTGCGAGAGCAAGCTGGACAGCCTGACCGATGGCTTTGTGAATGGTGAGCTCATCAACCGCAAATTTGATAAGGGCACCGGAATCAAGGCCATCTGTGATCATCTGGGCTGCACGCTGGCGGATACCATCGGCTTTGGTGACAGCGATAATGACCTGCAGATGACCGATGTGGCGGGCATCAGTGTGTGTATGGCCAATGGCTCCGAAAACCTGAAAAAGCGGTGCGACCGCATTGCTCCCTCGGTATACGAGGACGGCATTGCAAAGGAGTTCAAGGCGCTGGGTCTGATCTGAAAAAACAACAAAGGCTGCGGCAGGGATAAGACCCGGGCCGCAGCTTTTTGCTGCCACAGGGTTTTATAAAACGGAAAAACGTGGTAGAATAAACCAGAATACCGGGTTCAAGGCCCGGCAAAAAGGGAGGAATTGAAATGCGTTCCGTTCTGGAAGTATGTGTGGACAGCACTGCCAGTGCACTGGCAGCAAAGCGCGGCGGTGCCAGCAGGCTGGAACTGTGTGCCGACCTGATCGTGGGCGGTACAACGCCCAGCCTTGCGCTGGTGCGTCAGGTCAAGGCGGAGACCGGCCTGCCGGTGCGTGCTCTGCTGCGGCCCCGGTTCGGAGATTTCTGTTACGACAGCTACGAGCTTGCCCAGATGGAACAGCTGGCCGCAGAGCTGGTGGAGGCCGGGGCGGATGGTATCGTGACCGGTGTGCTGACCCCGGAAGGGCAGCTGGATGCGGAGGCCATGCGGCCCATTTATGCGGCTGCGCGCAGGGCAGCGGAAAAGGCAGGCCGTCCGGTGGCGTGTACCCTGCACCGTGCCTTTGATGTCAGCGCCGACCCCTTTGCGGCACTGGAAACGGTCCGGAGCATGGGCCTTTGTACCATCCTCACCAGCGGGCAGGCGGCGAGTGCCCCAGAGGGAGCGGAGCTTCTCGGCCGACTGGTGGAGCGGGCAGGGGACAGCGTGGAAATTCTGGTAGGTGCCGGTGTCACGGCACAAAACATCCCGGCACTGGCCGCACAGACCGGGGCACATGCGTTCCACCTTTCCGGCAAGCAGGTGCTGCAAAGCCGCATGACCTTCCGCCGCGAGGGTGTGCCCATGGGGCTGCCGGGCTTTTCAGAGTTTGAGGTATGGCAGACGGGTGAAGAAAACATCCGTGCTGCACGGCAGGCACTGGATGCGATCAAGAACAACTAAAACGAAAGCGCTCTCCCAACGGAAACCCAGTGGGAGAGCGCTTTTTTATGATGATGAATTTGAAGGGTGAAGATAGCTTAGTAATGCAGCTCGTCGCCGGTCAGTGCTTCCAGCACCGGCAGCATGGCAGCGGCTTCGGCTTTGGCAGCGGGCAGATCCATATCGCGGTAGTTGCCGCATTCCACTTCGCTGGCACCGGGCACAGCGCCCTCAAAGCCAGCCATGAAGCGGAAGGATTCCACCGTCAGCTCCAGTGCCTCGGCGGGAGTCAGGCCGCGGGTGAGCAGATAGAAGCCGGTGCGGCAGCCCATGGGGCCAACGTAGATCACGCTGTCTTTAAAGGCGCTGTTGCGTGCATAGGTGGCAAACAGATGCTCCAGCGTGTGGGCGGCACCGGTGGACAGGTAATCGCCGTGATTGGGCCTTTTCATGCGGATGTCCCATGTGAGAACATCGCCGTCCTGACGGCTCGGATACATGCCGCGGTCCAGTTTGGTATGGTCAACACAGAAGCTTGCAATGCGTTCCATGATCTTCTCCTTTGGCTTATGCCTGCAGGCGCTGCACGCTGCCGTGAGCGCAGTCCACAGCGATCATCAGACCGTCACGGATGTGGCTGGTAGCACCGGCGGCACCCACAACGGTAGGCTTGAGCAGGGCCTTGCCGGCAATGGCAGCGTGGCTGTTCAGGCCCGGCTCTTCCACCACCAGAGCGGCGGCATCACGCACGTAACTCAGCATTTCGTTGCTGGTGGAGGGCACCACCAGAACCATGCCGGGCTTGAACTTTGCACGCACCTCTTCCAGCGTGCGGCAGACGCAGGCCTTGCCGGTGGCGCTGGTCACGTCGGCATTCTCGCGGCCAACGCCCACACCGGTAGCCAGACAGTTGCCTACCATGTGGATCTTGATCATGTTAGTGGTGCCGGACACGCCCACAGGCACGCCTGCGGTCACAACGGCCAGCTCACCGTTGTGCAGGTAGCCGTTCTCCTTGGCCAGAGAGGTGGACATCTCGATCAGCTCATCGGTGCTGTGTGCCAGAGGCATCATCAGCGGGGTGATGCCCCAGCTCAGGGCCAGCTGACGCTGCACCTGCTCCTTCATCACGCAGGCGATGATGGGCTGCTCCGGGCGGTACTTGCTCAGCAGACGGGCGGTGTTGCCGGACTCGGACACGGTGACGATGGCGGCAGCGTTCACGTCCTTGGCGGTCAGGCAGGCAGCGTGTGCAGTTGCATCGCTCACGCTGATCTTGCCGGTGTTCTCGGTGAGGGGAACAAAGCGGGCGTGATTCTCCTGCTCGGTGCGCTCAGCAATGGCAGACATGGTCTTGAGGGCCTCCACGGGGTAAGCACCGGCAGCAGTCTCGCCGGAAAGCATGATGGCAGAGGTGCCGTCGTAGATGGCATTTGCCACGTCAGAGATCTCGGCGCGGGTGGGACGGGGGTTCACGATCATGCTGTCCAGCATCTGGGTAGCGGTGACGATGGGCTTGCCAAAGGAGAAGGAGCGCTCGATGATATTCTTCTGAATGCCGGGCAGCTCGGTAAAGTCAATCTCAACGCCCAGATCGCCGCGGGCCACCATGACAGCATCGGCTGCAGCCAGAATGCTGTCGATGTTGTTCACGCCCTCACGGTTCTCGATCTTGGCGATGATGCGGATATCGGAATCATATTCGTTGAGCAGGTTACGGATATCGTACACATCCTGCGCGGTGCGCACGAAGGAAGCAGCGATGAAGTCAAAGCCCTGCTGTGCGCCAAAGATGATATCGTCGCGGTCGCGCTGGCTCATATACGGCATGGACAGATGCACGCCGGGCACATTGACACCCTTCTTGTTCTTGATCTTGCCGTTGTTCAGCACCTTGCACACGATGTCGGTGTCGTTCACGGTGATGATCTGCAGCTTGATCAGGCCGTCGTCCAGCATGATGGTGCCGCCGGGCTGCACGTCCTGCGGCAGGTCCTTATAGGTGATGGAGCAGATCTCCTTGGTGCCTTCCACCTCGCGGGTGGTCAGGGTGAAGGTCTGGCCGGCTTCCAGCATTTCAGTGCCGTTCTTGAAGTCCTTCAGGCGGATCTCGGGGCCTTTGGTGTCCAGCAGGGCGGCGACCGGCTTGCCCAGCTCTTCACGAATGGCCTTCAGCTTTTCAAAGCGGCCCAAATGCTCTTCGTGAGAGCCGTGGGAAAAATTAAAACGGGCAACATTCATGCCGTTGGCGACCAGCTCGCGCAGAACGCCTTCCTGATCGGTGGACGGGCCCAGAGTGCAGATGATCTTTGTTTTTCTCATATACTTTTACTACCTCCAACTACAACTTCACATTCTCTATTTTGCGGCAGGCTGTCCGCTGTCATACAGGCAGCTGCACGTGGCCAACGGGAAAAATCCCGTGCTGTGGTACAAAAGCGGAAAAATCCTGTGGTTCAAAACTTTTCCACCTATTATTATATCCGCTGGGATACAATAGGGCAAGGAAAACTTTGCGCTGTGGCTGAATTTTTTAGGCGGTCAAGAAATCTTTGCCACGGAATGACGCATTTACGTTTAAAAATGAAAAAACGCCCGGTCAATTCGTGAACAAAATGACGAACATTTTGGTGAAAATGACGGATATTTGCGGGAAGGCGAAAAAGCTTGCATCCGGCACAGGATTTGCTTATAATGATAAGTAAAGATAGTATCACTTATCCGGGGCAGGTCCCCGGAAGAAATGGAGAAAAAACGATATGGAAAAGCGTGTTTTTCTGATCGTCCTCGACAGCTTTGGAATCGGTGCAGAGCCGGATGCCGCCGCCTTTGGCGATGAGGGCACCAACACCCTGGGTGCCATTGCAAAACACCCCAACTTCAACTGCCCCAACCTGCAAAAGATGGGCATGTTCAACATTGATGGCGTGACCGCAGGCGAAAAGACCGCAGCGCCCATCTGCTCCTTTGCCCGCCTGCAGGAGCAGAGCATGGGCAAGGATACCACCATTGGTCACTGGGAGATCGCCGGTGTGGTAAGCCCCAAGCCGCTGCCCACCTTCCCGAACGGCTTCCCGGATGAGCTGATCCACGAGTTTGAGGAAAAGACCGGCCACAAGGTGCTGTGCAACAAGCCTTACTCCGGCACGCAGGTGCTGAAGGATTACGGCGAGCAGGCCATGAAAGAAAACGCCCTTATCGTCTACACCAGTGCCGACAGCGTATTTCAGGTGGCCGCCAACGAAGAGCTGGTGCCGGTGCATGAGCTGTACCGCTACTGCGAGATCGCCCGCGAGATGCTCAAGGGTGAGTACGGCGTGGGCCGCGTGATCGCACGCCCCTTCCTGGGCCACACTGCGGATACCTTCTACCGCACCACCAACCGCCACGACCTGAGCCTCAAGCCGCCCCGCGCTACCATGCTGGATCTGCTGAAAGATGCTGGCAGGGATGTGATCGCTGTTGGTAAGATCTTTGACATCTTCGACGGTGAGGGTGTGACCGAGAAAATCAAAACCACTGGCAATACCAACGGCATCGCCTTTACCAAGGCCCTGCAGACCCGCGACTTTGAGGGCCTTGCCTTTGTAAATCTGGTGGACTTCGATATGCTCTACGGACACCGCCGCGATGTAGCAGGCTATGCCGCCGCTGCCACCGAGTTTGACAAGTTCGTGGCCGACTTCATCCCCGGAATGCGGGAGGGCGATCTCCTCATGGTCACCGCCGACCATGGCTGCGACCCGTCCTATACCAAGACCACCGACCACACCCGCGAGTATGTGCCGTACCTGATCTGCGGCAAGGGCGTGAAGCCTGGCGTTGACCTTGGCACCCGTCTGTGCTTTGGCACCATCGCCCAGACCATCTGCGAGTATCTTGATGTGGATGCTTCCTCTCTGGACGGCAAGAGCGTCTGGAACGAGATCAAGGCATAATTATTTTGAATGAGAAAGCCGCCTGCATTGGTTCAAGATGCAGGCGGCATTTTTATGCAGTTTATCGGCACGGACTTTCTGGTGAAAAAGCAAAACAGGAAATGACCGCAGTCGTTTCCTGTTTTGCAAATAAAATAATATTTCCGCGATAGAGTCCGGAGCTTGCGCGGAGGACATTTCAAATCGTCAGGCCGCGTCGTTCTGCTGCGAAGCAGCATCCTGAATGGCACCCCAGATGGAGGAAGCCGCATTGTAGATGGACGATGCAGCCTGTTCCACCTCTTCCTGCGTGGGCAGGGAGATAGACGGGGCTTCGGCAGGTGTGTCCCCGCCGGTCTCGCCCTCGGCGGGAGCTTCCGGCTCCGGCGTCTGGGTGTCGGCAGGCTGCTCTGCAGGCTGGTCAGCCGGGACGGTCTCTTCCGGCAGGCTGTCGGCGGGCACTTCTTCGGGAACGCTCTCCGCAGGCACCTCCGAAACGGCAGCGTTCGGGTCGGTGGTGGGGGTGAACACATCGGTCTTTTCCGGCTTCTGGGTGGTGTCGGCAACGGTGCCCTCACCGCCCAGCACGGACGCGATCATTTCCCTGGCCTTGCTCACAGAAGCATCGTCCGGTTTCATGACGTAGAGCTTCTGTCCCTTGGCAGAGTAGCACTTGGTGCTGCTGGAGCTTGTGCCGGTGACGGTATAGCTTTCAATATCCCACTCGGCAAAGTCGCTCAGTTGCATCCGTACCAGCGCACTGATCTGATCCTGTGAAAAGCTGGTCACAAAGCAGTCGGAGGCGGCATCCATGATCTTGGAAAAGCCCATCAGCAGGGCAGGGGACTTGATCTTGTTCAGCATGGCATCGATCACCTTCATCTGGTTGATGCCGCGCTGGATATCGCCGGACGCAAAGGCGTGGCGTTCGCGGGCAAAGGCCAGTGCGGACTTACCGTCCAGATGGTTCCAGCCCTCCACAAAGGTGGTGGGGTCATAGTAGCCGGGGCTGCCCACAGAAGTGAACGCCTGATCGGAGTAGACATCCACGCCGCCCAGCGCATCGATGATGCTGATGAAGCCCGCAAAGTTGATGCGGATGTAATGGTCCACATTGACACCGTACAGATTGCCCAGTGTGGCCATGCTGGTTTCCACGCCGTACAGACCGGCGTGAGTCAGCTTATCCTTGCTGTCAGTGCCGGCAAGGTCTACGTAGTAGTCGCGCGGGGTGTTGATCAGGGCCACCCTCTTGGTGACAGGGTTCACGGCAGCAAGGATATTCACGTCGCTGCGGGCATTTTCGGTCAACTCGCCGCGGGTGTCCACGCCGCTGAGGTAGATCACAAACGGCTCCTTGGTGATCTTGTTGGCCTCGGCACCGGTGAGCAGGCCAGAGGTCATGCTGCCCAAGGCAGAAAGGCCCTGCTGGGCCCAGAAGCAGCCCAGTGCCATGGCAGCGCACAGGAACACCGAAAATACCCGGGCCACCTTGCCGGGAACATTGTACTCCTGACAGCGCTTTACCAGCAGCCACAAAAGCGCCAGCAGCGCGGCCAGAATGACCAGATACAGCACCGGCAGCATCTGGGTGCGCCACAGCTGCACCAGTGCCAGAATGCTTAAAATACCTTGTAAGATCAGCAAAATTTTCCCCCACTTGGAAGGTACTGCCACGGCTCCATCCACGGGCGGATGGGCCTTGGGCGGTACGGGTGTGTTGTGGCCGCTGCGCGGCGGCTTCTGGGGAGGCTGGGCCGGAGGCGGTGTGCTGGGCTGTTCCGGCGGCAGCTCGGAAAAAAACGCCGAGCTGTCTACCTCGATGGGCGCAGTATCCTCAGAGCCTTCCTTGCGGCTGATGTGCCGCAGAGAACGGTAATCTTCGTGGGAACGATCGTTTTCATCCATCATTCAAAACCACTCCTTTTTGTCAGGAAACAGGTACAATGGTCAGCACTGCACGGGCCGGAAGGCAGGTGGCGGTCTGATCTTCGTTGGAAAGCCAGCCAAAGCCTTCACAGATGTGATCCGGGCAGGGCGAATCCACGAACCGGGCTGCACCGTCCTTGATCTGAATGTGGACGGTATAGTAACCGGTGTCCACATCATAGGTCTCATCCACGTCCAGCGGCAGGTTCATGGTGGTGTTGTTGTCGCCGTAGATCAGCTCGGCCCGCAGCCCGGAGCCGGAAGCGTGCACGCGGCGCACCACCAGCAGCACAGCGGCAATGGCCAGAATGACCACGGCAAAGAGAAGATTGGTAAGCAGCTTTTTGTTTTTCATGCGTTAATCCTTGATCTGTAATTGTTCCAGCTCGGCCAGCCACAGTGCGGCACAGGCATCGCTGGGCATCCGCCAGTCGCCGCGGGGCGAAAGGGTCACGCTGCCCACCTTGGGGCCGTCGGGCAGGCAGCTGCGCTTGAACTGTTGGGCAAAGAACCGCCAGTAGAAGTTGCGCAGCCACTTGTACAGCACGCTGTCTGGGTACTCCGGCCGGCCTGCGAATGCAGCCTTTGCCAGCCGGAAGATCTTGGCCGGGCCAAAGCCGAAGCGCAGCACCTGATACAGGTAGAAATCGTGCAGCTCGTAGGGTCCCACAAGGTCCTCGGTCTTCTGCGCGATCTCGCCGTCCTTGGCAGGCAGCAGCTCCGGGGAGACGGGCGTATCCAGAATATCCAGCAGTACCGTGCGCAGAGCATCGGTGGCGGCAATGTCGGCTTCGTAGCGCACAAGGTGGCGCACCAGCGTTTTGGGCACACCGGCGTTCACACCGTACATGCTCATGTGGTCGCCGTTGTAGGTGGCCCAGCCCAGCGCCAGCTCCGAAAGGTCGCCGGTGCCCACTACAAGGCCTCCGGTGCGGTTGGCGGTATCCATCAGCTCCAACGTGCGCACGCGGGCCTGTCCGTTTTCAAAGGTGACATCCAGCACGCTCTCGTCCTGACCGATGTCCGCAAAATGGCTGTGCACGGTGTTGGCGATATCGATCTCTTTAAAGGAGACCTGCAGCTCATCGCACAGGATCTCTGCGTTGCTGCGGGTGCGCTTCGTGGTG
Above is a genomic segment from Faecalibacterium taiwanense containing:
- a CDS encoding NusG domain II-containing protein, with translation MKNKKLLTNLLFAVVILAIAAVLLVVRRVHASGSGLRAELIYGDNNTTMNLPLDVDETYDVDTGYYTVHIQIKDGAARFVDSPCPDHICEGFGWLSNEDQTATCLPARAVLTIVPVS
- a CDS encoding LCP family protein, translating into MMDENDRSHEDYRSLRHISRKEGSEDTAPIEVDSSAFFSELPPEQPSTPPPAQPPQKPPRSGHNTPVPPKAHPPVDGAVAVPSKWGKILLILQGILSILALVQLWRTQMLPVLYLVILAALLALLWLLVKRCQEYNVPGKVARVFSVFLCAAMALGCFWAQQGLSALGSMTSGLLTGAEANKITKEPFVIYLSGVDTRGELTENARSDVNILAAVNPVTKRVALINTPRDYYVDLAGTDSKDKLTHAGLYGVETSMATLGNLYGVNVDHYIRINFAGFISIIDALGGVDVYSDQAFTSVGSPGYYDPTTFVEGWNHLDGKSALAFARERHAFASGDIQRGINQMKVIDAMLNKIKSPALLMGFSKIMDAASDCFVTSFSQDQISALVRMQLSDFAEWDIESYTVTGTSSSSTKCYSAKGQKLYVMKPDDASVSKAREMIASVLGGEGTVADTTQKPEKTDVFTPTTDPNAAVSEVPAESVPEEVPADSLPEETVPADQPAEQPADTQTPEPEAPAEGETGGDTPAEAPSISLPTQEEVEQAASSIYNAASSIWGAIQDAASQQNDAA
- the pyk gene encoding pyruvate kinase, whose translation is MRKTKIICTLGPSTDQEGVLRELVANGMNVARFNFSHGSHEEHLGRFEKLKAIREELGKPVAALLDTKGPEIRLKDFKNGTEMLEAGQTFTLTTREVEGTKEICSITYKDLPQDVQPGGTIMLDDGLIKLQIITVNDTDIVCKVLNNGKIKNKKGVNVPGVHLSMPYMSQRDRDDIIFGAQQGFDFIAASFVRTAQDVYDIRNLLNEYDSDIRIIAKIENREGVNNIDSILAAADAVMVARGDLGVEIDFTELPGIQKNIIERSFSFGKPIVTATQMLDSMIVNPRPTRAEISDVANAIYDGTSAIMLSGETAAGAYPVEALKTMSAIAERTEQENHARFVPLTENTGKISVSDATAHAACLTAKDVNAAAIVTVSESGNTARLLSKYRPEQPIIACVMKEQVQRQLALSWGITPLMMPLAHSTDELIEMSTSLAKENGYLHNGELAVVTAGVPVGVSGTTNMIKIHMVGNCLATGVGVGRENADVTSATGKACVCRTLEEVRAKFKPGMVLVVPSTSNEMLSYVRDAAALVVEEPGLNSHAAIAGKALLKPTVVGAAGATSHIRDGLMIAVDCAHGSVQRLQA
- a CDS encoding phosphopentomutase — its product is MEKRVFLIVLDSFGIGAEPDAAAFGDEGTNTLGAIAKHPNFNCPNLQKMGMFNIDGVTAGEKTAAPICSFARLQEQSMGKDTTIGHWEIAGVVSPKPLPTFPNGFPDELIHEFEEKTGHKVLCNKPYSGTQVLKDYGEQAMKENALIVYTSADSVFQVAANEELVPVHELYRYCEIAREMLKGEYGVGRVIARPFLGHTADTFYRTTNRHDLSLKPPRATMLDLLKDAGRDVIAVGKIFDIFDGEGVTEKIKTTGNTNGIAFTKALQTRDFEGLAFVNLVDFDMLYGHRRDVAGYAAAATEFDKFVADFIPGMREGDLLMVTADHGCDPSYTKTTDHTREYVPYLICGKGVKPGVDLGTRLCFGTIAQTICEYLDVDASSLDGKSVWNEIKA